One Atribacterota bacterium DNA window includes the following coding sequences:
- a CDS encoding ABC transporter substrate-binding protein produces MNWQKNIFLNSIRVFLTILVALLLSVSAVAYQENQKVWKIDFLNTLTGSVASIGNYMSWSAQRAAREINESGGINGKPVIVLEYDTGDSAEKAISEMAKIIDHSMVVLGPVPEVCIQASMPMAVKQGLFCMTASTSYEIAINYFPWSLSWFPPTEDVLPGVTKTWVELHDESIKSIVQFTEKQAVWPQMAKFHTIGLETAGVNKILEVEVPRDAIMFDSLVVKALSNQPDGFILTCSPEKAAKIVVSLQRQGWSDTSKILIFSSADDTPLYTTAGEYLNGCYIYNYIDPNSQNERWISFREDYKREHGGLEPSSLSTIYYDCVYMIKEAIENTGITGNIEYLTEERIKIRDYCRNVKAFQGIQQTWDMNDGVPSEKGAFLFIIQDNQKDFVCQTE; encoded by the coding sequence ATGAATTGGCAAAAGAACATTTTTTTAAATTCAATTAGAGTATTTTTAACAATACTTGTGGCATTATTGCTTTCAGTATCTGCCGTAGCATATCAGGAAAACCAGAAAGTGTGGAAAATAGATTTTTTAAACACTTTAACAGGTTCGGTTGCCAGTATTGGAAATTATATGTCCTGGAGTGCCCAGAGAGCTGCCCGGGAGATAAATGAATCCGGTGGTATAAATGGTAAACCAGTAATTGTTTTAGAGTACGATACAGGCGATTCAGCTGAAAAGGCTATTTCTGAAATGGCTAAAATAATAGACCACTCCATGGTAGTTTTAGGCCCGGTTCCGGAGGTATGTATTCAGGCATCTATGCCTATGGCGGTAAAGCAGGGTCTATTTTGCATGACCGCCTCGACCAGTTATGAAATTGCTATTAATTATTTTCCCTGGTCTCTATCATGGTTTCCTCCCACCGAAGATGTCTTGCCGGGGGTAACAAAAACATGGGTAGAACTCCATGATGAATCAATAAAGAGTATAGTTCAATTTACCGAAAAACAAGCTGTCTGGCCACAGATGGCAAAATTTCACACAATTGGCTTAGAGACAGCTGGTGTGAACAAGATCCTGGAGGTTGAAGTTCCGAGAGATGCAATTATGTTTGATTCACTGGTTGTGAAAGCGCTGTCGAACCAACCGGATGGGTTTATCTTAACATGCAGTCCGGAAAAAGCAGCAAAAATTGTTGTTTCCTTACAAAGGCAGGGTTGGAGTGACACATCAAAAATACTTATTTTTAGTAGTGCTGATGATACACCACTTTATACAACGGCTGGAGAGTATTTAAATGGTTGCTATATTTATAATTATATTGATCCTAATAGCCAGAATGAAAGGTGGATTTCATTCAGGGAAGATTACAAGAGGGAGCATGGAGGCCTTGAACCAAGCTCTCTGTCTACTATTTATTATGACTGTGTCTACATGATTAAGGAAGCTATTGAAAACACAGGGATTACCGGCAATATAGAATATTTAACCGAAGAAAGGATAAAAATTAGGGATTATTGCCGAAATGTCAAAGCTTTTCAGGGGATTCAACAAACCTGGGATATGAACGACGGAGTGCCTTCTGAAAAAGGTGCCTTCCTTTTTATAATACAGGACAATCAAAAGGATTTTGTTTGTCAAACAGAATAA
- a CDS encoding Fe-S-containing hydro-lyase — MSEVIKIKTPLDDSIVQQLKAGDSVKISGYVYTGRDAAHKRLFELIKEGKELPVPIVGQIIYYVGPAPAKPGYACGPAGPTTSYRMDPYTPALLENGLKGMIGKGLRSKEVVESMKKNKAVYFAAIGGAAALIAQSIKKSEVIAYPDLGAEAIHRYLVEDFPAIVCIDSYGNNLYESEPPKYSTE; from the coding sequence ATGTCTGAAGTAATTAAAATAAAAACACCCCTGGATGATTCTATAGTACAACAACTAAAAGCCGGCGATTCAGTAAAAATTTCAGGTTATGTGTATACTGGAAGAGATGCTGCACACAAAAGACTTTTTGAATTAATAAAAGAAGGAAAAGAGTTACCTGTTCCAATAGTAGGACAAATCATTTATTATGTTGGTCCTGCTCCAGCGAAACCAGGATATGCTTGCGGACCTGCCGGGCCAACTACCAGTTATCGAATGGATCCTTATACTCCAGCCCTTTTGGAAAATGGATTAAAAGGCATGATAGGAAAAGGACTTCGTTCAAAAGAAGTTGTTGAAAGTATGAAAAAAAACAAGGCTGTATATTTTGCCGCAATTGGCGGAGCAGCTGCCTTAATTGCCCAGAGTATAAAAAAATCTGAAGTTATCGCTTATCCTGATTTAGGTGCAGAAGCCATACATCGCTATTTGGTCGAAGATTTTCCTGCAATTGTTTGTATCGATTCTTATGGGAATAATTTGTATGAGAGTGAACCACCTAAATATAGTACTGAATAA
- a CDS encoding GntR family transcriptional regulator has protein sequence MANFTKIRNRELLSQKVYRIIKRDIIRGKLVSNTRLFEEKIAEQMQISRTPVREALRLLAAEGFVELVPNNGIVVNQVLPQDLLDILRIRLQLETYASYLAAKEVTEKDLSNLQIMVEQMEEAVKAKNALEFSNLNLKYHKYITKLSGNKKLCEICDNLYAQSDHWIKAMGVPERLKRSLEEHVNIFKTLSLKDSDCCKQEMHKHLNNVILNISSMQMKGE, from the coding sequence ATGGCCAATTTTACAAAAATTAGAAATCGTGAATTGCTAAGCCAAAAAGTATATCGAATTATTAAAAGAGATATAATCAGGGGTAAATTGGTATCGAATACCAGATTATTTGAAGAAAAAATTGCTGAACAAATGCAGATTAGCAGAACTCCTGTACGGGAGGCTCTTCGTCTGTTAGCGGCAGAGGGTTTTGTAGAATTAGTTCCAAACAATGGTATAGTCGTTAACCAGGTTTTACCCCAGGATCTTTTAGATATTCTTCGTATAAGACTCCAATTAGAAACCTACGCAAGTTATCTCGCTGCTAAAGAAGTTACCGAAAAAGATCTAAGCAATCTTCAAATAATGGTAGAACAAATGGAAGAAGCGGTAAAGGCAAAAAATGCACTTGAGTTTAGTAATCTAAATTTAAAATACCACAAATATATCACAAAACTTTCAGGAAACAAAAAGTTGTGTGAGATTTGTGATAATCTTTATGCACAATCGGATCATTGGATTAAAGCAATGGGAGTACCAGAGAGATTAAAGCGTAGTTTGGAAGAGCACGTGAATATTTTTAAAACTTTATCTTTAAAGGATTCTGATTGTTGTAAACAGGAAATGCATAAGCATTTAAATAATGTAATTTTAAATATTTCATCAATGCAAATGAAAGGAGAATAA
- a CDS encoding fumarate hydratase: MRKIEASKISSKVKELFLQANFNIGTDVLDALEKAWQNEKSKVGKDALKMIIDNNRLASSKELAICQDTGLAVLFVEIGQEVCIVDGDYKEAINKGVEEAYEDGYLRKSVVDDPVFDRKNTKNNTPAFIYNEIIPGDKIKILVMPKGFGSENMSSLAMLTAAHGAKGVVDFIVDTVRKAGPNPCPPTVLGVGVGGTADKAMVIAKKAIARTIGQHNPNPKYAQMEEEALERINKLGIGPGGLGGSTTSLAVNIDYLPTHIAGMPVAVNVCCHATRHAYGEI, from the coding sequence ATGAGAAAGATAGAGGCTAGTAAAATTTCTAGCAAGGTTAAAGAATTATTCTTGCAGGCAAATTTTAATATTGGCACAGATGTATTGGATGCACTTGAAAAAGCCTGGCAAAATGAAAAATCTAAAGTAGGAAAAGATGCCTTAAAAATGATTATTGATAATAATCGACTGGCTTCTTCAAAAGAATTAGCCATATGTCAGGATACAGGATTAGCAGTCTTATTTGTAGAGATTGGGCAGGAAGTATGTATTGTAGATGGAGATTATAAGGAAGCAATAAATAAAGGTGTAGAAGAAGCTTATGAGGATGGCTATCTAAGGAAATCCGTTGTAGACGATCCTGTATTTGACAGAAAGAATACCAAGAATAATACCCCGGCTTTTATTTACAATGAAATAATTCCCGGAGATAAAATCAAAATACTTGTTATGCCTAAAGGTTTCGGCAGTGAAAATATGAGTTCTTTAGCCATGCTAACAGCAGCTCACGGTGCTAAAGGCGTTGTTGATTTTATCGTTGATACAGTAAGAAAAGCAGGACCTAATCCATGTCCACCAACAGTATTGGGTGTAGGTGTTGGAGGAACCGCTGATAAGGCCATGGTTATAGCTAAAAAAGCTATTGCCCGTACGATTGGTCAGCATAATCCAAATCCTAAATATGCTCAAATGGAAGAAGAAGCATTAGAGAGAATTAATAAACTTGGCATTGGACCAGGAGGATTAGGTGGAAGTACAACTTCATTAGCTGTAAACATCGATTATTTGCCTACCCATATAGCAGGGATGCCAGTTGCTGTAAATGTTTGCTGTCATGCAACACGTCATGCTTATGGCGAGATATGA
- a CDS encoding DMT family transporter, with protein MFSKRFIYCFLATLSVSMAIFTKKIALLAEVPPLKLFFQFMVVAAIILSFNIILFQKKEIYKVKQISNSEWKKILLAGFFLFSAYFTSTIGLKYTTSINYGFLIRSSLIFSAILSFIFLKERLHRSMCLLILTFFVGVYLVSTSGKMIIPQFGDLLILAGGLFFASFSITQKLVNKDIPSEIIGWGVMSSGAFYSIIASVLFKVNILSVQAIYVVLFAGFFEAMVVVFMNKGLKITSVTYYYMVTMLAPIMNGILGVLFLNEIINAVQIFGGIILLISVILAQKLKF; from the coding sequence ATGTTTTCAAAAAGATTTATATATTGTTTTTTAGCTACTTTGTCAGTATCGATGGCAATTTTTACCAAAAAAATTGCTTTATTAGCCGAAGTCCCACCATTAAAATTATTTTTTCAGTTTATGGTTGTTGCTGCAATAATTTTAAGTTTTAATATTATATTATTTCAAAAAAAGGAAATATACAAAGTAAAGCAGATTAGTAACTCTGAATGGAAAAAAATATTATTAGCAGGTTTTTTCTTATTTTCTGCATATTTTACCAGCACTATAGGACTTAAATACACCACTTCAATAAACTATGGTTTTCTTATTAGAAGCAGTCTTATATTTTCGGCAATTTTATCTTTTATCTTTTTGAAAGAAAGACTACATAGGAGTATGTGCCTGCTAATTCTCACTTTTTTTGTAGGAGTTTATTTGGTAAGCACCTCTGGAAAAATGATTATTCCCCAATTTGGAGATTTGTTGATTTTAGCTGGTGGATTATTTTTTGCTTCATTTTCAATAACTCAAAAATTAGTGAATAAAGACATACCTTCAGAAATTATAGGGTGGGGTGTTATGTCAAGTGGAGCATTTTATTCCATTATAGCAAGTGTTTTATTCAAAGTTAACATTTTATCTGTTCAGGCAATATATGTGGTTTTATTTGCCGGTTTTTTTGAAGCAATGGTTGTGGTATTTATGAATAAAGGCTTAAAAATAACCAGTGTAACCTATTATTATATGGTTACTATGTTAGCACCAATAATGAATGGTATTCTCGGTGTTTTATTTTTAAATGAGATTATAAATGCAGTTCAAATATTTGGTGGAATTATACTTCTCATAAGTGTAATATTAGCCCAAAAATTAAAATTTTAG
- a CDS encoding IclR family transcriptional regulator, with protein sequence MKQQNIIVSFKYPVRSVIFAFSIIEMLAKGKMEYSIAEIVREAQLPKGTVYRLLGTLRSLGYVGHNRINRKYYLTYKFSKIGIVLNEKLHITEIIPHMKQLAKEYKEMVNLAVLEQDKVVYLHNIESPHALKLDFKVGTYQPVHCTALGRILLAYQNEEVLNSFLNKGNFKTYTPKTITDTEQLVKIFQKIRKQGYSFVSEEYRPGVCCIAAPIFDEEGSIAASLSFSLPTARMNPVILGKMIKSLKNTVENIKIPKVFID encoded by the coding sequence ATGAAACAACAGAATATTATTGTCTCCTTTAAATATCCGGTACGTTCTGTCATTTTTGCCTTTTCAATTATTGAAATGTTGGCTAAAGGCAAAATGGAATATTCTATTGCAGAAATAGTGAGAGAAGCCCAATTGCCAAAGGGTACGGTTTACAGGTTATTGGGAACATTAAGATCTCTTGGTTATGTCGGGCACAATCGCATCAATCGAAAATATTATCTTACCTATAAATTTTCTAAAATAGGAATAGTATTGAATGAAAAACTGCATATAACAGAAATTATCCCACATATGAAACAACTGGCAAAAGAATACAAAGAAATGGTCAACCTGGCAGTTTTAGAACAGGACAAAGTAGTATATCTGCATAATATTGAATCCCCTCATGCCTTGAAACTTGATTTTAAGGTTGGTACATACCAGCCTGTTCATTGTACTGCTCTGGGCAGGATATTATTAGCTTACCAGAATGAAGAGGTTTTAAATAGCTTTTTAAATAAGGGGAATTTTAAAACCTATACTCCTAAGACAATAACAGATACTGAACAACTTGTAAAAATATTTCAAAAAATCCGTAAACAGGGTTATAGTTTTGTAAGTGAAGAATACCGTCCGGGAGTGTGCTGTATTGCAGCCCCGATTTTTGATGAAGAGGGAAGTATAGCTGCATCCCTTAGTTTTAGCCTCCCAACTGCCCGCATGAACCCGGTTATTTTAGGGAAAATGATTAAATCACTGAAAAATACTGTTGAAAATATTAAAATACCAAAAGTTTTTATAGATTGA
- a CDS encoding P1 family peptidase — protein sequence MNNSIKDINGIQVGHAQNFEAGTGCSVIIIRKGAVAGVDVRGAAPGTRETDLLDPTNTVEKVHAIYLSGGSAFGLDGAAGVMEFLEENNIGFQAGAVKVPIVSGAVIFDLDIGDSSIRPDKKMGYQACLNIANTDNSKTGNGCIGAGTGATVGKYYGINRCMKGGLGTASIKTGDLIVGALVIVNAFGDIVNPANGKVIAGALDVGKKQFAHPNQLLDTRLFKENSPFMRNTTLGVIATNAQLSKAEAKRLSMSAHDGFARCIIPSHTLYDGDVIFSLATGELKSNLNQLNILAAHVISLAIQNAVFNATAMFGIPAHSDLEES from the coding sequence ATGAATAATTCCATCAAAGATATTAATGGTATACAGGTAGGGCATGCCCAAAATTTCGAAGCAGGGACTGGTTGTTCGGTAATAATTATTCGAAAAGGTGCCGTTGCAGGAGTAGATGTTCGGGGAGCTGCTCCCGGAACCCGGGAAACAGATCTATTAGACCCTACTAATACAGTTGAAAAGGTTCATGCTATCTATCTTTCCGGGGGAAGTGCTTTTGGTTTAGATGGGGCTGCTGGTGTAATGGAATTTTTAGAAGAAAACAATATTGGTTTCCAGGCTGGCGCGGTTAAGGTTCCTATTGTTTCGGGAGCAGTAATCTTTGACCTGGATATCGGAGATTCGTCAATTAGACCGGATAAAAAGATGGGATATCAGGCTTGTTTAAATATAGCAAATACTGATAATTCAAAAACAGGGAATGGATGCATCGGAGCAGGTACCGGGGCAACTGTTGGCAAGTATTATGGAATTAATCGCTGTATGAAGGGTGGATTGGGTACAGCCAGTATTAAAACAGGTGATTTGATTGTAGGTGCGCTGGTAATAGTTAATGCTTTTGGTGATATTGTTAATCCGGCAAACGGAAAAGTAATAGCAGGGGCTCTTGATGTGGGAAAAAAGCAGTTTGCTCACCCAAATCAACTATTAGATACCCGGCTTTTTAAAGAAAACAGTCCTTTCATGCGAAACACAACTTTGGGAGTAATCGCAACCAATGCCCAATTATCGAAGGCAGAAGCAAAAAGATTATCCATGTCTGCCCATGATGGTTTTGCCAGGTGTATAATTCCTTCCCATACTCTTTATGATGGAGATGTTATATTTTCCCTGGCTACAGGAGAATTAAAATCCAATCTCAATCAACTCAATATCCTTGCTGCTCATGTTATCTCACTGGCTATACAGAATGCAGTTTTTAATGCAACTGCAATGTTTGGCATACCCGCTCATTCCGATTTGGAAGAAAGTTAA
- the iorA gene encoding indolepyruvate ferredoxin oxidoreductase subunit alpha yields MKIEDILEKKKDEKLFLLGNEAAVRGALEAGITFTSTYPGTPSSEIGNVLAKIAKKAGVYFEFSVNEKVALEVSAAAAASGLRSFVFMKHVGLNVAADAFMSTAYTGVRGGMIILSADDPSMHSSQNEQDNRLFAQMAGVPVLEPANPQEVKDLMHYGIEISEQFQIPVLMRTTTRVSHMRAIVKLGDIKKKNKEGFFEKEENRFNIAPAFARKLRKSLVEKLQQIEEVANNSTVNQIVKECNSKTGVITSGAPYNYVIDVVNENNLQVNILKLGLSYPFPRGLVRKFLDGLERVIIVEEVEPFIEKEVLALIGKEYKKIKVHGKLDDTFPRIYEYNPDIIAESIAKVVNFNLPEQTDKNIDIEPPFRPPVLCPGCPHRSSIYAIKKAVNSLKIRDEDVIYSNDIGCYTLAMQPPYNMADYCICMGSSIGIGSGMAKATKQKVISLIGDSTFFHAGIPPLINAVHNRANIMVVVLDNRITAMTGGQPNPSIPLDGWGEETPVISIEELAKATGAGYVAVINPGNIKKATEIFKEALQYKGVSVVISRSPCIMLKSKEKRPNFQINQEKCTRCQICLKQFNCPAIYKKDDGSIHINELLCTGCGVCVQVCPQKAIEVKK; encoded by the coding sequence TTGAAAATCGAAGATATTTTAGAAAAAAAGAAAGATGAAAAATTATTTTTGCTTGGTAATGAAGCTGCAGTCAGAGGTGCATTGGAAGCAGGTATCACTTTTACTTCAACCTATCCAGGTACCCCCTCTTCTGAAATCGGTAATGTTCTGGCAAAAATAGCCAAAAAAGCAGGAGTATATTTTGAGTTTTCCGTAAACGAAAAAGTGGCATTGGAAGTTTCAGCTGCTGCAGCTGCATCGGGTTTAAGGTCATTTGTTTTTATGAAACATGTTGGATTAAATGTAGCTGCCGATGCTTTTATGAGTACAGCCTATACAGGTGTTCGTGGTGGCATGATTATACTTTCGGCTGATGATCCCTCCATGCATTCATCCCAGAATGAGCAGGATAACAGACTTTTTGCCCAGATGGCAGGGGTTCCGGTATTAGAACCTGCTAACCCCCAGGAAGTAAAAGACCTTATGCATTATGGAATAGAAATATCTGAACAATTTCAAATACCTGTCTTAATGCGCACCACAACCAGAGTCTCTCATATGCGTGCTATAGTAAAGTTAGGTGATATAAAGAAAAAGAACAAGGAAGGATTTTTTGAGAAAGAAGAAAACAGATTTAATATAGCACCGGCATTTGCAAGAAAACTGCGAAAATCCCTGGTTGAAAAACTTCAGCAGATAGAAGAAGTTGCTAATAACTCAACGGTTAATCAAATTGTTAAGGAATGTAACAGTAAAACAGGAGTTATTACCAGTGGAGCGCCATATAATTATGTGATTGATGTTGTTAATGAAAATAATTTACAGGTTAACATTCTTAAGCTGGGCTTAAGCTATCCTTTCCCCAGAGGATTGGTAAGAAAATTTCTGGACGGGTTGGAGAGGGTAATAATTGTTGAGGAAGTTGAACCTTTTATAGAAAAAGAAGTACTGGCATTAATAGGGAAGGAATATAAAAAAATAAAGGTACATGGAAAGTTAGACGATACATTTCCAAGAATATATGAATATAATCCGGATATTATTGCTGAATCAATAGCAAAGGTGGTAAATTTTAATTTACCCGAACAAACAGATAAAAATATTGATATCGAACCGCCATTCCGGCCCCCGGTGCTATGTCCGGGATGTCCGCATCGCTCCAGTATTTACGCTATTAAAAAGGCGGTTAACAGTCTAAAAATAAGAGATGAAGATGTTATTTATTCCAATGATATAGGATGTTATACACTTGCAATGCAACCACCCTATAATATGGCAGATTATTGTATTTGCATGGGATCCAGTATTGGCATTGGCAGTGGAATGGCCAAAGCAACCAAACAGAAAGTTATTTCACTTATTGGAGATTCAACCTTCTTTCATGCCGGAATACCGCCTCTTATTAATGCGGTTCACAATAGAGCAAATATCATGGTAGTTGTTTTGGATAATCGTATTACAGCAATGACAGGAGGCCAACCAAATCCAAGTATTCCTTTGGATGGATGGGGGGAAGAAACCCCTGTAATTTCCATAGAAGAATTGGCCAAAGCAACTGGTGCCGGGTATGTAGCTGTTATAAATCCGGGGAATATTAAAAAGGCGACTGAGATTTTTAAAGAAGCATTGCAATATAAGGGTGTATCAGTAGTAATTTCCCGTTCCCCATGTATTATGCTAAAAAGCAAAGAAAAGAGACCGAATTTTCAGATTAATCAGGAAAAGTGTACCCGGTGTCAGATTTGTTTAAAACAATTTAACTGCCCTGCTATTTATAAAAAAGATGATGGGTCCATCCATATTAATGAATTATTATGCACAGGATGCGGAGTATGTGTACAGGTATGTCCCCAGAAAGCAATAGAGGTGAAAAAATGA
- a CDS encoding ECF transporter S component → MSTKYISHYSIFIALSVITGYLIHFPILPQAPFLLYDPGHVFLLIAAFKFGPRAGMLMTLVYSLVFALLTGQGGPYGALMNFISTSAFVLVSSWIYLKQHNRKGAIIGLVLGTLVMTVIMIPANLLITPLYLGVNKEIILQLMLPAIIPFNLIKGLISSILTLLVYKKISLFLNQESIIPE, encoded by the coding sequence ATGAGTACTAAATACATAAGTCATTATTCAATTTTTATTGCCTTATCGGTTATCACAGGATACCTGATACATTTTCCAATTTTACCACAGGCACCTTTTCTGCTGTATGACCCGGGACATGTCTTTCTGCTTATTGCAGCTTTTAAATTTGGACCAAGAGCAGGAATGCTTATGACCCTGGTCTATTCGCTTGTCTTTGCTTTGTTAACCGGACAAGGTGGCCCTTATGGGGCATTAATGAATTTTATATCAACCAGCGCCTTTGTTTTGGTATCATCCTGGATTTATTTAAAGCAACATAACAGAAAAGGAGCAATAATTGGACTGGTTTTGGGTACCCTGGTTATGACAGTTATTATGATTCCTGCAAACTTATTGATAACACCTTTATATTTAGGAGTTAATAAAGAGATTATCCTGCAGCTTATGCTACCTGCTATTATTCCTTTTAATTTGATTAAAGGGCTAATAAGCAGTATATTGACTTTATTAGTATACAAAAAAATTTCACTATTTTTAAATCAGGAAAGTATTATCCCGGAATAA
- a CDS encoding branched-chain amino acid ABC transporter permease — translation MTLLYYFLVLTAIYILMGWSLYLPYRIGHLHFLPISVMAICAYFTGVASREWEWSFLLVLLACIVIGFTIEYIVSLLIGDAPTFTVVIVGLTSIFIIRTVIENCDFLGGSIGFFNIPSVKYLVIWTYLLLIFMGSLVFIFDYSHISIKASVIFYDRNLASSLGIYGNKIALIVHSFSGVLAGLAGVLYASLIGGITVDFFGFGIIGTLMAILFVGGYSCMWGVVLAAPLLGGIPILLPDFLIVWKQVIYGGLLIIMICLRPQGLVTRKQITNLSNIFRKSFLKKTK, via the coding sequence TTGACTTTACTATACTATTTTTTAGTACTGACAGCTATTTATATTTTAATGGGATGGTCCCTATACTTACCATATAGAATAGGTCATCTGCATTTTTTGCCGATATCTGTCATGGCTATATGTGCTTATTTTACAGGTGTTGCTTCTCGTGAGTGGGAATGGTCTTTCTTGTTGGTTTTATTAGCATGTATAGTTATCGGATTTACTATTGAATATATAGTTTCACTCTTAATAGGTGATGCTCCTACCTTTACTGTAGTTATTGTAGGTTTAACTTCCATATTTATTATAAGGACAGTAATAGAAAATTGTGATTTCTTAGGTGGAAGTATCGGTTTTTTTAATATTCCATCAGTTAAATACCTGGTTATATGGACATATCTTTTATTGATATTTATGGGTTCTTTAGTATTTATATTTGATTATTCTCATATCAGCATAAAGGCCAGTGTGATTTTTTATGACAGGAATTTAGCATCATCTTTGGGTATTTATGGGAATAAAATTGCTTTGATAGTACATTCCTTTTCCGGTGTATTAGCCGGCCTGGCAGGTGTTTTGTATGCATCTTTGATAGGAGGTATTACTGTAGACTTTTTTGGTTTTGGGATAATAGGCACACTTATGGCTATATTGTTTGTCGGAGGGTATAGCTGTATGTGGGGAGTAGTACTGGCAGCTCCTTTATTAGGTGGCATACCTATTTTGTTACCTGATTTTTTAATAGTTTGGAAGCAGGTTATCTATGGTGGTTTATTGATTATCATGATTTGTCTTCGTCCGCAGGGACTTGTAACCAGGAAACAGATTACTAATCTAAGTAATATTTTTAGAAAGAGTTTTTTAAAGAAAACAAAATAG
- a CDS encoding NAD-dependent malic enzyme — protein sequence MDINQEALKLHSENKGKIEVISKTKIKDMHDLAVVYTPGVAEPCRKINEDVSKVYEYTSKGNMVAVVSDGTAVLGLGDIGPEAAIPVMEGKAVLFKYFAGVDAFPICLSTKDPEKIIEAVTLIAPVFGGINLEDISAPRCFEIERRLKETLDIPVFHDDQHGTAVVVLSGLLNALKLVNKKLENAKIVVNGAGSASIAVAKFIMSAGAQNVILCDSKGAIYEGRENNMNSAKEEMAKITNKGKVKGSLADALVDADVFLGLSAPNVVNRDMVKTMADDPIIFAMANPTPEILPDEAKAGGARIIATGRSDFPNQVNNCLGFPAIFKGALKVRASEINEEMKLAAANAIASVIPEDQLNEENIIPNVFHPEVMKKEAEAVAQAAMDTGVARI from the coding sequence ATGGACATCAATCAAGAAGCCCTAAAATTACATAGTGAGAATAAGGGCAAAATTGAAGTTATCAGTAAGACAAAAATTAAAGATATGCACGATTTAGCTGTAGTATATACACCTGGTGTTGCTGAACCTTGCCGTAAGATCAATGAGGATGTTTCTAAAGTATATGAATATACCTCAAAAGGCAATATGGTTGCAGTTGTTTCTGATGGAACAGCAGTATTAGGCCTTGGTGATATTGGACCTGAAGCAGCTATACCGGTAATGGAAGGAAAGGCAGTTCTCTTTAAATATTTTGCAGGTGTGGACGCATTTCCTATTTGCCTTTCTACAAAAGATCCTGAAAAAATAATTGAAGCTGTAACCTTGATAGCACCAGTTTTTGGCGGTATTAACCTGGAAGATATTAGTGCACCACGTTGCTTTGAAATCGAAAGAAGACTAAAAGAAACATTAGATATCCCTGTTTTCCACGATGACCAGCATGGTACTGCAGTTGTTGTTTTGTCAGGATTATTAAATGCACTTAAACTGGTTAATAAAAAACTTGAGAATGCTAAGATAGTTGTCAATGGAGCCGGATCTGCTTCTATAGCAGTAGCCAAATTTATTATGTCAGCTGGCGCACAGAATGTTATTTTATGTGATTCAAAAGGAGCTATTTATGAAGGCAGAGAAAATAATATGAATTCTGCCAAAGAAGAAATGGCTAAAATTACTAATAAAGGCAAAGTTAAAGGAAGCTTAGCAGACGCATTAGTTGATGCAGATGTATTTTTAGGTTTATCAGCACCTAATGTTGTTAACCGGGATATGGTTAAAACAATGGCCGATGACCCAATTATTTTTGCAATGGCTAACCCAACTCCGGAAATATTACCGGATGAAGCAAAAGCAGGTGGTGCCCGTATTATTGCTACAGGTCGTTCAGATTTCCCGAACCAGGTAAATAATTGTTTAGGTTTCCCAGCAATCTTTAAAGGTGCTTTAAAAGTAAGAGCCAGTGAAATTAATGAAGAGATGAAATTAGCAGCAGCCAATGCTATTGCATCAGTAATACCAGAAGACCAACTTAATGAGGAAAACATTATCCCTAATGTTTTCCATCCGGAAGTAATGAAGAAAGAAGCCGAAGCAGTTGCTCAGGCAGCTATGGATACAGGTGTGGCAAGGATTTAA